A window of the Deltaproteobacteria bacterium genome harbors these coding sequences:
- the nuoF gene encoding NADH-quinone oxidoreductase subunit NuoF, whose amino-acid sequence MDKPLTGDLLPDGSVLDLAAYERVGGYEALRKVLKEMTPADVLKEVTDSRLRGRGGAGFPTGQKWSFVPMGDNAPTPKYLVANADEMEPGTFKDRLILEGNPHLLIEGMILSAYTIQATQGYIFLRWAYKLAAERITRALAEAYDKGYLGRNILGSGYSFELHLHTSAGRYMCGEETGLLNALEGKRANPRAKPPFPQVSGLFGKPTIVQNVETLCNVPPILRNGAQWYLGLSRSEDGGTKLYGVSGKVRRPGVWELPLGTTIREILERRARGMREGYKFRGLLPGGASTDFLVEDHLDVKMDYGSVQAAGSRLGTGLMVVLDDQTSVVGMVLNLERFFAQESCGWCTPCRDGLPWTARILQGLLEGRGRPGDLERLEMQTRMMGPGNTFCALAPGAMEPLQSALKYFREDFEKLIPKSDAA is encoded by the coding sequence ATGGACAAGCCCCTGACCGGGGACCTGCTGCCCGACGGCAGCGTGCTGGACCTCGCGGCCTACGAGAGGGTGGGCGGGTACGAGGCGCTGCGCAAGGTGCTCAAGGAGATGACCCCCGCCGACGTCCTCAAGGAGGTGACGGACTCCAGGCTCCGGGGGCGCGGCGGCGCGGGCTTCCCTACCGGCCAGAAGTGGAGCTTTGTGCCCATGGGCGACAACGCGCCCACGCCCAAGTACCTGGTGGCCAACGCCGACGAGATGGAGCCGGGGACCTTCAAGGACCGCCTGATCCTGGAAGGGAACCCGCACCTGCTCATCGAGGGGATGATCCTTTCCGCCTACACCATCCAGGCCACCCAGGGTTACATCTTCCTGCGCTGGGCCTACAAGCTCGCGGCGGAGCGCATCACGCGCGCGCTGGCCGAGGCCTACGACAAGGGCTACCTGGGCCGGAACATCCTGGGCTCGGGCTACAGCTTCGAGCTGCACCTGCACACCAGCGCCGGACGCTACATGTGCGGCGAGGAGACCGGGCTCCTGAACGCGCTGGAGGGCAAGCGCGCCAATCCCCGGGCCAAGCCGCCGTTCCCCCAGGTGAGCGGCCTGTTCGGCAAGCCCACCATCGTGCAGAACGTCGAGACCCTGTGCAACGTGCCGCCCATCCTGCGCAACGGCGCCCAGTGGTACCTGGGTCTGAGCCGCAGCGAGGACGGCGGCACCAAGCTCTACGGCGTGAGCGGCAAGGTGCGGCGGCCGGGCGTGTGGGAGCTGCCCCTGGGGACCACCATCCGCGAGATCCTCGAGCGGCGCGCCCGCGGCATGCGCGAGGGCTACAAGTTCCGCGGCCTCCTGCCGGGCGGCGCCTCCACGGATTTCCTCGTGGAGGACCACTTGGACGTGAAGATGGACTACGGCTCGGTGCAGGCGGCGGGCAGCCGCCTGGGTACCGGCCTGATGGTCGTCCTCGACGACCAGACCTCGGTGGTGGGCATGGTGCTCAACCTCGAGCGCTTCTTCGCCCAGGAGTCCTGCGGCTGGTGCACGCCGTGCCGCGACGGCCTGCCCTGGACCGCGCGCATTCTCCAGGGGCTCCTGGAAGGGCGTGGGCGTCCCGGCGACCTGGAGCGGCTGGAGATGCAGACCCGCATGATGGGGCCGGGCAACACCTTCTGCGCGCTGGCGCCCGGCGCCATGGAGCCCTTGCAGAGCGCCCTCAAGTACTTCCGGGAGGACTTCGAGAAGCTCATTCCCAAGAGCGACGCAGCGTAA
- the nuoE gene encoding NADH-quinone oxidoreductase subunit NuoE yields the protein MLTQDERERIRAEAAHYDHPQAACVEALKIVQEHHRWVSDEHLKEIAALLDMSPEALDSVATFYNLIFRKPVGENVILLCDSVSCWIMGYEGIRAHLKEHLGVELGETTADGKFTLLPMACLGTCDRGPAMMVGNELYRNLDNDKVDEILARYRHPSGA from the coding sequence ATGCTGACGCAAGACGAGCGCGAGAGGATCCGGGCCGAGGCCGCCCACTACGACCACCCCCAGGCCGCGTGCGTGGAGGCGCTGAAGATCGTCCAGGAGCACCATCGCTGGGTGTCGGACGAGCACCTGAAGGAAATCGCCGCGCTGCTGGACATGAGCCCGGAGGCGCTGGACAGCGTCGCCACCTTCTACAACCTGATCTTCCGCAAGCCGGTGGGCGAGAACGTCATCCTCCTGTGCGACAGCGTGAGTTGCTGGATCATGGGTTACGAGGGTATTCGTGCCCATCTCAAGGAACACCTCGGCGTGGAGTTGGGGGAGACCACCGCGGACGGCAAGTTCACGCTGCTCCCCATGGCTTGCCTGGGCACCTGCGACCGGGGGCCGGCGATGATGGTGGGGAACGAGCTGTACCGCAACCTGGACAACGACAAGGTGGACGAGATACTTGCCCGCTACCGGCATCCGTCGGGTGCCTGA
- the nuoC gene encoding NADH-quinone oxidoreductase subunit C/D yields the protein MSDAPAAVAELEGRFGADAFTVQETRSGFPTLWTSRDNLPAFLRFLKTEVPRPFGTLYDLTAIDERFRKHRDGQPESDFTVLYHLLSYERNEDLCIKVALPDGDAALPTATGLWPSANWYEREVWDMFGVRFDGHPALRRILMPLTWEGHPLRKEHPARATEMGPFQLPDERQDREQEALRFRPEDWGMKRTREGSDFMFLNVGPQHPGTHGVIRIILQLDGEEIVDCLPEIGFHHRGAEKMGERQSWHSFIPYTDRIDYLGGVMNNLAYVLSVEQLAGIDVPHRAQVIRVMMCELFRIASHLVWYGTFAQDVGSLSAVFYTFNDRERIFDIVQAVCGGRMHPSWFRIGGVAHDLPKGWQAMVRDFVNYMPDRLAEYDKIVMQNRIFKARTQGIGAYTAEEAIDWGVTGPGLRACGYEWDFRKKRPYSGYDQFDFDVPIARKGDCYDRALVRVEEIRQSLRIIDQCLKNMPAGHYKSDHPLATPPRKERTMHDIETLINHFLSVSWGPVIPAGESFVGIEATKGNNGYRLVSDGGTIPYRVRIRTPSFAHMQMIPLMSRGVMVPDLLAILGSIDFVLADIDR from the coding sequence ATGAGTGACGCCCCCGCCGCGGTCGCGGAGCTCGAAGGCCGCTTCGGCGCCGATGCCTTCACGGTGCAGGAGACCCGTTCCGGCTTTCCCACCCTGTGGACGTCACGGGACAACCTCCCGGCTTTCCTGAGGTTTCTCAAGACCGAGGTGCCGCGCCCCTTCGGCACGCTGTACGACCTCACCGCCATCGACGAGCGCTTCCGCAAGCACCGCGACGGCCAGCCCGAGAGCGATTTCACCGTCCTTTACCATCTCCTTTCCTACGAGCGGAACGAGGACCTGTGCATCAAGGTGGCGCTGCCGGACGGCGACGCCGCGCTGCCCACGGCCACCGGTCTGTGGCCCTCGGCCAACTGGTACGAGCGCGAGGTGTGGGACATGTTCGGCGTGCGCTTCGACGGACACCCGGCGCTGCGCCGCATTCTCATGCCGCTCACTTGGGAGGGCCACCCGCTGCGCAAGGAGCATCCGGCCCGGGCCACGGAGATGGGTCCGTTCCAGCTTCCCGACGAACGTCAGGACCGGGAGCAGGAGGCGCTGCGCTTCCGCCCGGAGGACTGGGGCATGAAGCGCACCCGCGAGGGGTCGGACTTCATGTTCCTGAACGTCGGCCCGCAACACCCCGGCACCCATGGGGTCATCCGCATCATCCTGCAGCTCGACGGCGAGGAGATCGTCGACTGCCTGCCCGAGATCGGCTTCCACCACCGCGGCGCCGAGAAGATGGGCGAGCGCCAGTCGTGGCACTCGTTCATCCCCTACACCGACCGTATCGACTACCTCGGCGGGGTCATGAACAACCTGGCCTACGTCCTGTCGGTGGAGCAGTTGGCCGGCATCGACGTGCCGCACCGCGCCCAGGTGATCCGCGTGATGATGTGCGAGCTGTTCCGCATCGCCAGCCACCTGGTGTGGTACGGCACCTTCGCCCAGGACGTGGGCTCTCTCTCCGCGGTGTTCTACACGTTCAACGACCGCGAGCGCATCTTCGACATCGTCCAGGCGGTGTGCGGCGGACGCATGCATCCGAGCTGGTTCCGCATCGGCGGCGTGGCCCACGACCTGCCCAAGGGCTGGCAGGCCATGGTGCGGGACTTTGTCAACTACATGCCGGACCGGCTCGCGGAATACGACAAGATCGTGATGCAGAACCGCATCTTCAAGGCGCGCACCCAGGGCATCGGCGCGTACACCGCGGAGGAGGCCATCGACTGGGGCGTCACCGGCCCCGGCCTCCGCGCCTGCGGCTACGAGTGGGACTTCCGCAAGAAGCGGCCCTACTCGGGCTACGACCAGTTCGACTTCGACGTTCCCATCGCCCGGAAGGGCGACTGCTACGACCGCGCGCTGGTGCGCGTCGAGGAGATACGCCAGAGCCTGCGCATCATCGACCAGTGTCTCAAGAACATGCCCGCCGGGCACTACAAGTCGGATCATCCCCTGGCCACGCCGCCGCGCAAGGAGCGCACGATGCACGACATCGAGACGCTCATCAACCACTTCCTGAGCGTGAGCTGGGGGCCGGTGATCCCGGCCGGGGAATCCTTCGTGGGCATCGAGGCCACCAAGGGCAACAACGGCTACCGCCTGGTGAGCGACGGCGGCACCATCCCGTACCGGGTGCGCATCCGCACGCCGTCCTTCGCCCACATGCAGATGATCCCGCTCATGAGCCGCGGCGTCATGGTGCCGGACCTGCTGGCGATCCTGGGCAGCATCGACTTCGTGCTGGCGGACATAGACCGATGA